The proteins below come from a single Malus sylvestris chromosome 3, drMalSylv7.2, whole genome shotgun sequence genomic window:
- the LOC126617290 gene encoding UDP-glycosyltransferase 87A1-like — MDSSREQQRTSVYHVVAVPHPSRSHINSLMNFCKLLASQERDILVTFVLTQEWLGLIGSDSKPDSIRFAAIPNVIPSEHVRVADMDAFLDAVRTKMEEPFELLLDQLEQTPSLIVADTVLHWTVAVGNRRNIPSASFWPMSASFFSLFQHFRLLSQNEHFPANLLEKGNERVDYIPGVSPTRLADLPYESNQKILGLLLNSLSWVPKAQYMLFPATFHELETLTIDVLRSELSLPIYTMGPPIPYSKENDLPTPVPSDDSYFQWLDSQPCSSVLYIGMGSFLSFSSAQIDEIAAGLRNSGVRFIWAARGESKRLKEACGDMGLVVPWCDQLRVLRHSSIGGFLSHCGWNSVMEGVSAGVIFLTLPILYNQGMNSNQIVEEWKVGWRVRKIEDKIDHLVTKEEIAGLMKKFMDLEDDEGKEMRRRARELKQLCHDAIAEGGSSHTNIKAFIRDISHRA; from the exons ATGGATTCCTCCAGAGAACAACAACGAACCAGTGTCTACCACGTGGTGGCAGTGCCTCACCCAAGCCGAAGCCACATCAACTCACTGATGAACTTCTGCAAGTTGCTTGCTTCACAAGAGAGAGACATTCTCGTCACCTTCGTCCTCACACAAGAGTGGCTTGGCCTCATCGGCTCCGACTCCAAACCCGACAGCATTCGGTTCGCTGCCATTCCCAACGTAATCCCATCTGAGCATGTCCGTGTCGCCGACATGGATGCCTTCTTGGACGCCGTCAGGACCAAAATGGAAGAGCCTTTCGAGCTCCTTCTGGATCAGCTGGAGCAGACACCTAGTTTGATAGTAGCTGACACTGTACTGCATTGGACAGTCGCTGTCGGAAACCGAAGGAATATCCCATCGGCGTCGTTTTGGCCAATGTCCgcttcatttttttctctttttcagcATTTTCGCCTTCTCTCGCAGAATGAGCACTTCCCAGCTAACCTCTTGG AGAAAGGAAACGAACGTGTGGACTACATTCCAGGAGTTTCTCCGACACGACTAGCGGACCTCCCTTATGAAAGCAACCAAAAGATTCTAGGCCTTTTGTTAAACTCCTTATCTTGGGTACCTAAAGCACAATACATGTTATTCCCTGCCACCTTCCATGAACTTGAAACCCTAACCATCGACGTTTTACGATCAGAATTATCACTACCCATTTACACTATGGGCCCACCAATACCCTACTCCAAGGAAAATGACCTCCCTACCCCAGTTCCTAGTGACGATAGCTACTTCCAATGGTTAGACTCTCAACCTTGTAGCTCAGTTTTGTACATCGGCATGGGAAGTTTCCTTTCATTTTCTAGCGCCCAAATTGATGAGATCGCTGCCGGTTTGCGCAACAGCGGCGTTCGGTTCATTTGGGCGGCTCGCGGAGAATCCAAAAGGTTAAAAGAGGCTTGTGGGGACATGGGGTTGGTAGTGCCTTGGTGTGACCAATTGAGGGTTTTGCGCCATTCTAGTATTGGGGGGTTTTTGAGTCACTGTGGTTGGAACTCGGTTATGGAAGGTGTTTCTGCTGGTGTTATTTTTCTTACCTTACCTATACTTTACAATCAAGGAATGAATAGTAACCAGATTGTGGAGGAATGGAAGGTTGGGTGGAGGGTGAGGAAGATTGAGGACAAAATTGACCATTTGGTGACAAAAGAGGAGATTGCAGGCTTAATGAAGAAGTTTATGGATTTGGAGGATGATGAAGGGAAGGAAATGAGGAGGAGAGCTAGAGAACTTAAGCAGTTATGTCATGATGCCATTGCAGAAGGTGGATCATCCCATACCAACATCAAGGCCTTCATTAGAGATATTTCTCATAGGGCGTGA
- the LOC126615679 gene encoding CBL-interacting serine/threonine-protein kinase 10-like, whose protein sequence is MENKSHVLMQRYELGRLLGQGTFARVHYARSLITNQGVAIKVIDKEKIMKVGLMDQIKREISVMRLVRHPNIIHLYEVMATKTKIYFVIEYAKGGELFNKVAKGKLKEDVARKYFSQLIDALDFCHSRGVYHRDIKPENLLLDENDNLKISDFGLSALAESKRQDGLLHTTCGTPAYVAPEVINRRGYDGVKADIWSCGVVLYVLLAGCLPFQDSNLMEMYRKIGKAEFKCPNFFSPEARRLLYRMLDPNPNSRISIAKVGESSWYRKGPYSKNMKSEIGNKDAARMSAEASGSSENSMASEEKQEPGRPPNMNAFDIISLSAGFDLSGLFEKDPFHRVVRFTSRQPATVIISKLEEMAKQLELKVKKKDDGLLKIDGLKEGRKGILSIDAEIFEITPTFHLVEVKKSSGDTLEFQKMLDDIRPALRDIVWVWQGEEEQQLQEEQQQQQQPEIPPQQQEQLPQHPPRQ, encoded by the coding sequence ATGGAGAATAAATCGCATGTGCTGATGCAAAGATATGAGTTGGGGAGATTGTTGGGTCAAGGGACTTTTGCCAGGGTTCACTATGCAAGGAGCTTGATAACGAATCAGGGTGTGGCCATTAAGGTTATTGACAAAGAAAAGATTATGAAGGTCGGGTTGATGGATCAGATCAAGCGAGAAATATCTGTTATGAGACTGGTTAGACACCCTAATATTATACACCTCTATGAAGTCATGGCAACCAAAACTAAGATATACTTTGTCATTGAATATGCTAAAGGCGGTGAGCTATTTAACAAGGTTGCTAAAGGAAAGCTGAAGGAGGACGTTGCAAGGAAATATTTTTCGCAGCTAATCGATGCTCTTGATTTCTGTCATAGTAGGGGTGTTTATCATCGGGATATAAAACCGGAGAACTTGTTGCTCGATGAGAATGATAATTTGAAGATCTCTGATTTTGGGTTAAGTGCCCTCGCTGAAAGCAAGCGCCAAGATGGGCTACTCCACACCACCTGTGGTACTCCTGCCTATGTTGCTCCGGAAGTTATTAACAGGAGAGGCTACGATGGTGTGAAAGCTGATATTTGGTCTTGTGGAGTTGTCTTGTATGTCTTATTGGCAGGCTGTCTACCATTTCAAGATTCAAATTTGATGGAGATGTACCGGAAGATTGGGAAAGCAGAATTTAAATGCCCAAATTTTTTCTCACCGGAAGCACGTAGGCTACTGTACAGGATGTTGGATCCAAATCCCAATTCTAGGATTTCCATAGCCAAAGTTGGGGAAAGTTCTTGGTACAGAAAGGGACCATACTCCAAAAATATGAAATCTGAAATAGGAAACAAGGATGCGGCTCGTATGAGTGCAGAAGCTTCCGGTTCCAGTGAGAATAGTATGGCTTCTGAGGAAAAGCAAGAACCAGGGAGACCTCCAAACATGAATGCTTTTGATATTATCTCCCTTTCTGCCGGATTTGATCTGTCTGGCTTGTTCGAAAAAGATCCTTTTCACAGAGTAGTAAGATTCACTTCCAGACAACCTGCTACCGTCATCATCTCCAAGTTAGAAGAAATGGCTAAGCAACTGGAGCtgaaagtgaagaaaaaggATGATGGATTGTTGAAAATTGATGGATTAAAGGAAGGTAGAAAGGGGATTTTGTCCATAGATGCAGAGATATTTGAAATCACTCCAACTTTTCATCTGGTCGAGGTGAAGAAATCAAGTGGGGATACATTGGAATTCCAGAAGATGTTGGACGACATAAGACCTGCTCTTCGAGACATAGTCTGGGTTTGGCAAGGTGAGGAAGAGCAACAGCTGCAGGAAGAGcagcaacagcaacaacaaccAGAAATCCCGCCGCAGCAACAAGAACAGCTGCCTCAGCATCCTCCACGACAGTAA
- the LOC126617342 gene encoding uncharacterized protein LOC126617342 isoform X1 — MGFQQRKGPMASMGCIRVRVLTWDKIAINEVLALVHIKGMALIKVKALLWVQQTTIREAMDSLGTIKDLSILRIIVGHSIQIGTLNHTLVTNTRAIVAFLLIRARDHNLVLVVSLQIVVLKMDLLGRVGMAIQILDPLLHLNARFAFE; from the exons ATGGGGTTTCAACAGAGAAAAG GTCCAATGGCTTCAATGGGATGTATCAGGGTAAGAGTTCTAACATGGGATAAAATAGCTATCAATGAGGTTTTGGCACTGGTACATATCAAGGGAATGGCACTTATCAAGGTGAAAGCTCTGCTATGGGTGCAGCAAACAACTATCAGGGAGGCTATGGATTCATTGGGAACAATCAAAGACCTTTCAATTCTCAGAATAATCGTGGGACATTCAATTCAAATAGGAACCCTAAACCATACTTTGGTAACAAATACAAGGGCAATAGTGGCTTTTCTTCTTATCAGGGCAAGGGATCACAATCTGGTTTTAGTGGTCAGTCTTCAAATAGTGGTTCTAAAAATGGATCTACTTGGCAGAGTTGGAATGGCAATACAAATTTTAGATCCTCTATTACACCTAAATGCCAGATTCGCTTTCGAATAG
- the LOC126617340 gene encoding uncharacterized protein LOC126617340 codes for MSGPFDRRFDLNLVEEAAPPSPDNIWRPSFVSPTSPLTVGDSVMKNDMTAAVVARNLLTPKDNRLLSKRSDELVVKDSLALSVQCAGSVSNMAQRLFARTRQVESLTAEVMSLKQEIRGLKHENKQLHQLAHDYATNMKRKLDQIKESDGQVLLDHQRFVGLFQRHLLPSSSGAVPRNEAPNDQPLMPHPSRVLSSTEAPNDPPPVPSLSRALPTAETSPKQPL; via the coding sequence atgtctggccccttcgaccgtcgttttgacttgaaccttgttgaagaggcagccccgccttctccagacaacatatggcgcccatccttcgtctcccctactagtcctcttaccgttggggattccgtgatgaagaatgatatgaccgctgcggtagtggccaggaaccttctcactcccaaagataacagactactttccaaacggtctgatgagttggttgttaaggattctctggctctcagtgttcagtgtgcaggttctgtgtctaatatggcccaacgcctatttgctcgaacccgccaagttgaatcattgacggctgaagtgatgagtctcaaacaggagattagagggctcaagcatgagaataaacagttgcaccagctcgcacatgactatgctacaaacatgaagaggaagcttgaccagattaaggaatctgatggtcaggttttacttgatcatcagagatttgtgggtttgttccaaaggcatttattgccttcgtcttctggggctgtaccgcgtaatgaagctccaaatgatcaacctctgatgcctcatccttctagggttttgtccagtactgaggctccgaatgatccccctccggtgccttctctttctagggctctaccgactgctgagacttctcctaagcaacctttgtga
- the LOC126617291 gene encoding uncharacterized protein LOC126617291, which translates to MAAGSSSSAASAISLKTLNLANIPILARGSNYKKWRREIGLLLTINEYDIAIDTPRPVITDQSTRAEKVDYEKWTRANKVALSILESGMTDIVRGGIKRHELAAEYLSAIEKKFKESEKAEISQHMSLLTTYKIDNAGSIRDHIMKMTDAAEKLNSMEVNIGEKQLIFMILQALPNKYSQLKVSYNTQDKSWDVDELIAQCVQEETRQRREKGKDAEIVNFVQGGKGRKFNNAGFNPDWT; encoded by the exons ATGGCAGCCGGTTCAAGTTCATCTGCAG CATCTGCAATATCTCTCAAGACCTTGAACTTAGCAAATATTCCAATTCTCGCTAGAGGGAGTAATTACAAGAAATGGAGGAGAGAAATAGGGCTATTATTGACCATCAATGAGTATGATATAGCCATTGATACTCCAAGACCAGTGATCACAGATCAAAGCACTAGAGCAGAAAAGGTTGATTATGAAAAATGGACAAGAGCCAACAAAGTTGCACTTTCAATCCTTGAAAGTGGGATGACTGACATAGTTCGAGGAGGGATTAAAAGACATGAGTTGGCTGCAGAATACCTGAGTGCAATTGAGAAGAAATTCAAGGAATCTGAGAAGGCTGAGATCAGTCAACACATGTCACTCTTAACAACCTACAAAATTGACAATGCTGGTTCAATTAGAGACCACATAATGAAGATGACTGATGCTGCTGAAAAGTTAAATTCTATGGAAGTTAACATTGGTGAAAAGCAGTTGATCTTCATGATCCTTCAAGCCCTCCCAAACAAGTATTCTCAATTAAAGGTGTCATACAACACTCAAGACAAGAGTTGGGATGTAGATGAGCTAATTGCACAGTGTGTTCAAGAAGAAACTCGACAGAGGCGAGAAAAAGGCAAGGATGCTGAAATTGTGAATTTCGTGCAAGGAGGGAAAGGCAGGAAGTTCAACAATGCTGGATTTAATCCAG ATTGGACATAA
- the LOC126617342 gene encoding uncharacterized protein LOC126617342 isoform X2: MGFQQRKGERVSENDLIIAALTGLSQEFHMIMTVIWARENPMSLKDFRAQLLSVELTIEFSITSLTNTMSAMYINGDKSNGDRSNGFNGMYQGKSSNMG; this comes from the exons ATGGGGTTTCAACAGAGAAAAG GTGAAAGGGTGTCAGAAAATGATCTTATTATTGCTGCATTAACTGGTTTGTCACAGGAGTTTCACATGATTATGACAGTGATATGGGCAAGGGAAAATCCTATGTCTCTAAAGGATTTCAGGGCTCAACTTCTTAGTGTTGAATTGACTATTGAGTTCAGTATTACATCTCTCACAAATACAATGTCTGCAATGTATATAAATGGTGACAAATCTAATGGTGACAGGTCCAATGGCTTCAATGGGATGTATCAGGGTAAGAGTTCTAACATGGGATAA